In Fusobacterium nucleatum, the genomic stretch AAATAGAAGATGTAATGTTTGGAGTTACGATAGTACCTGAATTTACAGACAGGATTGAGATTACAATTATAGCAAATAATTTTAAAGATGGAGTTGACACAAACACTGATTCTCCTATAAGAATTGATAATTCAAAACCAGCTGAACCTATGAAAGAAACTGAAAAAAAGAAAGATTCAGAAGAAGAATTTGATATTCCACCTTGGATGAGAAATAATAAAAGATAATATTACTTATTAAAGGATTGATTTTTTAGTCAATCCTTTTTTTGGATTACAATTAACATAATCAAGAGAATTTTTTATATAAAAATTTTCTATTGAAAAAATTAAATTTATGATTTATAATAAAAGGAAATATCTTAAAAAAATATAGTGTAAAGATAAAAAAATTAGTCAGTATTAAATACAAAAAGGAGATTAAAATGAGAAATGACCTGTATAAGGTAGAAAGAGATTTGCGTTCGATAGCCAAAAGATATAATTCAGTAAAATACTCACTAGGCTTAGCAGTACTATTTTTAATGTTAGGAGGGGGTGCATTTTCACAAGAAATAAATGATGGAAATGTTACAACAAGTACAATCCCAACAAGAGAACAGATAACATCATCAAGAGAAAATTTAAAAAATTCAGTAAACAATCTTCAATCAAAGATTGATGATGCAAGAGTAGAAAATGAAAAAGCATTGAAAGGTTTAAGATTAGAATTAATTCAATTAATGGAACAAGGGGATCAAGTAGTAAAATCTCTTTGGGCTTCGTGGCAATTTGGAATGAACTATATGTATGAACATTGGGGAGCTTCATATAAGGGAAAAGGAGATAAATCAGATTATGAAGGGATATTTACTAGAAGTGATGATATCTTTCAAAGATATATTCATACAAAAAGTACACATTATTCAAGTTTGCTAACAGGAAATGATTCTACACAAGCAAGTACTAATTTAAATGGAGGTAATCCTTTACGTTTTGGAACAACTGATTTACGATTAGTAGAAGAACCAATAGTAGAAGTTGAAGTATCAGCAGATATAAAACCAAGACAACCAAAGAAAATAGAACCATTAACAGTGAGAGTAAGTCATAATTTAAGTTTTACAGTACCAAAACTTCCAGATTTTGAAGTTCCAAATGAAAAAATCATAACAGGAAAAACTACTCCTAGTAGTGGAGATGAAATTCCTAATTTTGGAGCAGATGTTCTTAATAGTAAAAATTTAACTCCTAGAGTAGTAACAGGACCACAAGCAAAGGATGAAACTATTGCTCCAATACAAAATACAGATATTTCCAATGGTAAGATAGATATTACTTTTGATGGGAAAATTAAGACTGTAGGTGGTAACAAAGAAATTGATGAAGAAAACAGTACAATGGAATATGGTACTCAAGGAGTAACTTTTGTAGGAAAAACTAGAGGAACAACAAATTTTACTTACTCAAATCATACTCATAATTCCCAAAAGTTTAAATATAAAAATTATGCTTCAATTATTAACTATGTTATGGGACATAATGATTTTAGTATTAATAATACTACAATTACAGTGGGAGGAAAAAATTCTGCACTTTTGAGAAGTGCTATTTCAATAGAAGGTGATTATTTTTCTACTGGAGCTTCTGCACCTAATAAAATAACAACTTTAACCATAGGAGAAAATACTAAAATATTTCAAAAAACTAATGGGAGTACAATTCTTTTTAATACATTCAAAGGAAGATATGGGAATTTAGTTAATAAGGGAACGATAGAAGTAACAGGGAAAAATGGTAGTGCAATAGATTTTTTATATCCAGATAACCCTCCAGAAAATCTTCATCCTATTGTTGAAAATGCTACAACAGGTAAAATTATTGGAGGTGGACATTTACCAACAACAGAAGAAGATTATTTAAAAATTAAAAGAGGAGAATTTGTAGGAGATGGAGATAATACTGCACTTGTGCGTAAGATTGCAGGTGGAGATACTAAAAGTGGATATCATTTTATTCAAAATGGAACTTTTGAATTAAGAGGATATAGACAATTTGGTTTCTTTGCAAGTTATGATCAAGGAACCAAAATCTATGAAATTAATAAACCTATAAAACTTTTAGGAAAAAATGGTTATGGAATGTCATTCTATAATATAGGAAAGAATTTTTATACTGAAGGAACTATTGTAAATAAAGGTTCTTATGAAATTATAGCCCCTAGGGGAGAAGCAGGATATGATCCAAATAATGTAAAAAAATCTATTTTCCGTATTCATATGTCAGGTGAGGAGAATATAGCTTTACATTTTTCACAAGCAAAAGATAATTATAAAGTAGATAGCCATAAAAATTTTAATATTGATAGTGTTGATATTGTTTCTGAGAATGCTAAAAATAACACATTGGTTAGATTAGAAAGAGTAGACAATTTTAACTTAGGTGGAGAGGGTCAGTATCATAATCTATTGATGAAAAATGAAAAAGGTTGGAAAAGTCGTTTTATCACCGCACATGATTCTACTAATGTTAAAATTCATGAAAAGATGGAAATGGGTATTTTCAATTCAGAGAATGTTATAGGGATAACAATTCAAAATAGTAAAAGAACAGATTCTAATTTAACTAATAGAGGAAAATTAGTAATGACTGGAAATACAAGTACAAAATCTGTAAAAGATATGAAACTGGAAGATTTAACAGAAGCTGGAAAAGGAATGAGAGGATTTCTAGCAAATAATAAGGCAACTTTGACGAATTACGGAGATTTTTTATTCTATGGAGGAGCCTATAAAGGATATGCCGAATATTATAGAGATGATCCTAATGATTCAACTAAGGTAAAGTTTTTTAAACAATATATTGAAAGAAATTCTTATGGAATGAATGCTAAATATGGTGGAAAGATAGTATCAACTGGAGTGGCATATATTCGTGTTAAAGATAAAAAATCTGTAGGTCTGTTTGCAACTGAAGCAAAGGATAATGTAAATCCTGAAATTACAATATCTAATGCCAAAGTTATTGCAGAAGATGGGGCTATCAATGCTGTTGCTAATAAGTCGGGAATAATTAATTTTAAAGATAATAATGTTTTATTTACAAAAAAGAATGCTCTTACATTTTTAACAGGTTATCAAAATGGGGTAGCTGATGGAAAATTCAATATTCAAGGTGACCTTAAAGCAGAAATAGAAAAAGATGGAACAGCTTTTTACTATAAATTATCAAATAGTGGAAATTTTGATTTTACAAGTTGGTATAATGCGAATTTTAGTCATAGTGCTGGTAAAAAATTAACTTTAAATATGAGAGAAGGTGGAAGAGTATTACTTCTTGCTAATGGAAAAGTTAATTTAACTTCTCTTCCAAGTATGGATTTCAGTTCAGGTGCATTAAGTAGTTTAGCTGGGAAATTGGAAATTACAGGTTCTAAAAACTATATTCCATATTCTTTAATTGAAAGTAATTTAAAAGTTGATAGAGATGTTAATTTAGATTCAGATACAGATACATATAATAAAATGCAAATTACCCAATCTTCTATTGTAAATGAAAAAACAATAGCAGGAACAAAGGAAGAACAAGTTGGAATAGCACAAGAAAATGCTAATACAAAAGAAGCTGATAAAGTTTCTTTAACTAATAAAGGTACTATCCAATTAACAGGAGATAAATCAACTGGAATATATGGAAAAAGAGGAATACTTTTAAATGATAGTACAGGAAAAATATCAGTTGGGAAAAAATCAGCTGCTATGTATTTATTAGAAGATAATGAAGCTACAACAACAGGAGCAAAGGTAAACAATCTTGGGGATATTTCATTGGGTAAAGGTTCTATTGGAATTTATTATAGTGATAAAGATAAAAATGGAAATGTCTTTACAGGTTCTAATCCAAATACTGTTGGGGGAGCATATAATTTAAAAAATATTTTATCTTCTTCTGAAAATGTAATAGGAATGTATTTTAATAGTGATAATATGGCAGCTACAAATAATAAGAAATACATAAATGAAGCAACAGGACTTATTCAATTATTAGGAGAACATTCAATAGGAATGTTTGCAGAAGGAAATGGAAATTATTTAACTGAAAATAAAGGAAGAATTATTTTAGGAAATGCCTCTTCTTTAACAAATGCAAATATAGGAATATTCTCTAAAAATGAAAAAACACTTATTAAAAATAGTGGAAGTATTACAGGTGGAAAAAATACAGTAGGATTGTATGGATATCAAATTACAACTACAAACACTTCTAAAATTACTGTTGGTGATTCAGGAGTAGGAGTTTATTCAAGTAAGGGTGATTTGGATTTAGATGGAGATTTAGAAATTGGAGCTAAAGAAGCTAAGGGAGTATATTTAGTAGGAAATTCTGCACAAAATGTAGCATATAAATTTTCTAAATTTACTCTTGGTGATGATTCTTTTGGACTTGTAAATAAAGGAAAAAATAAGACAATTACTTCCACAACAAATAAAGTAGATTTAAATAATAGAAATATGTTTATGTATTCAGAGGATAATCTTGGAAGTATAACAAATTACACTAAATTAAAAAGTAAAGGTAATGGCAATTATGGAATTTACTCGGTGGGAGCTGTAACAAATTATGGAGATATTGATTTTAGAAAAGGAAAAGGAAATGTAGGTTTATACAGTGCAAATAAAAATAAAACTGTAAAAAATGCTGGAAATATCTATGTAGGTGCTTCACAACCAAGAGAACACTACTCTATTGGTATGGCAGGAGGATACTATAACACT encodes the following:
- a CDS encoding autotransporter-associated N-terminal domain-containing protein, which codes for MRNDLYKVERDLRSIAKRYNSVKYSLGLAVLFLMLGGGAFSQEINDGNVTTSTIPTREQITSSRENLKNSVNNLQSKIDDARVENEKALKGLRLELIQLMEQGDQVVKSLWASWQFGMNYMYEHWGASYKGKGDKSDYEGIFTRSDDIFQRYIHTKSTHYSSLLTGNDSTQASTNLNGGNPLRFGTTDLRLVEEPIVEVEVSADIKPRQPKKIEPLTVRVSHNLSFTVPKLPDFEVPNEKIITGKTTPSSGDEIPNFGADVLNSKNLTPRVVTGPQAKDETIAPIQNTDISNGKIDITFDGKIKTVGGNKEIDEENSTMEYGTQGVTFVGKTRGTTNFTYSNHTHNSQKFKYKNYASIINYVMGHNDFSINNTTITVGGKNSALLRSAISIEGDYFSTGASAPNKITTLTIGENTKIFQKTNGSTILFNTFKGRYGNLVNKGTIEVTGKNGSAIDFLYPDNPPENLHPIVENATTGKIIGGGHLPTTEEDYLKIKRGEFVGDGDNTALVRKIAGGDTKSGYHFIQNGTFELRGYRQFGFFASYDQGTKIYEINKPIKLLGKNGYGMSFYNIGKNFYTEGTIVNKGSYEIIAPRGEAGYDPNNVKKSIFRIHMSGEENIALHFSQAKDNYKVDSHKNFNIDSVDIVSENAKNNTLVRLERVDNFNLGGEGQYHNLLMKNEKGWKSRFITAHDSTNVKIHEKMEMGIFNSENVIGITIQNSKRTDSNLTNRGKLVMTGNTSTKSVKDMKLEDLTEAGKGMRGFLANNKATLTNYGDFLFYGGAYKGYAEYYRDDPNDSTKVKFFKQYIERNSYGMNAKYGGKIVSTGVAYIRVKDKKSVGLFATEAKDNVNPEITISNAKVIAEDGAINAVANKSGIINFKDNNVLFTKKNALTFLTGYQNGVADGKFNIQGDLKAEIEKDGTAFYYKLSNSGNFDFTSWYNANFSHSAGKKLTLNMREGGRVLLLANGKVNLTSLPSMDFSSGALSSLAGKLEITGSKNYIPYSLIESNLKVDRDVNLDSDTDTYNKMQITQSSIVNEKTIAGTKEEQVGIAQENANTKEADKVSLTNKGTIQLTGDKSTGIYGKRGILLNDSTGKISVGKKSAAMYLLEDNEATTTGAKVNNLGDISLGKGSIGIYYSDKDKNGNVFTGSNPNTVGGAYNLKNILSSSENVIGMYFNSDNMAATNNKKYINEATGLIQLLGEHSIGMFAEGNGNYLTENKGRIILGNASSLTNANIGIFSKNEKTLIKNSGSITGGKNTVGLYGYQITTTNTSKITVGDSGVGVYSSKGDLDLDGDLEIGAKEAKGVYLVGNSAQNVAYKFSKFTLGDDSFGLVNKGKNKTITSTTNKVDLNNRNMFMYSEDNLGSITNYTKLKSKGNGNYGIYSVGAVTNYGDIDFRKGKGNVGLYSANKNKTVKNAGNIYVGASQPREHYSIGMAGGYYNTDTNALVNTGNIENTGNIEVHGERGIGMYATGYGSKAVNRGHIKLIGAHSIGMYLDQHATGENYGTIEATVDAIGSIGAVAMNGAIFKNYGQIKLLPAAGSIGTYSGKGGITEDNATSGSQTGTVEASTPHYSLSASNKTSKTIVDETGKPTVNINTKKTPTEVEINGKVIPPTKVDTNAAVPNPDYLSASPGEKSIEDKFTTNRKNNGKIGSIGMYVDTSGVNYTNPIQNLNLLSSKTKVDLIFGIEAAEYTNSKVIQIGEKILKPYNEAMAQAPGKKWQLYSASLTWTATAKMDVDGMKNAIMAKIPYTNFAKKSDSYNYPFTDGLEQRYGVEALGSRENQVFQKLNGIGKNEPILLAQAFDEMKGKQYANVQQRVQVTGNILDKEFNYLKKEWRTASKDSNKVKTFGMKSGYKTNTAGIVDYKNTAYGVAYLHESEDIKLGKGIGWYTGIVHNKFKFKDIGNSKEEQLQTRIGVFKSIPFNNNNSLNWTISGDIFVGYNKMHRKYLVVNEIFNAKSKYYTYGIGIKNEIGTKFRLSEDFSLKPYGALKVEYGRISKIREKSGEIKLEIKQNDYLSIRPEIGTELAYNHYFGTKLLTTSVGIAYENELGRIANGKNKARVADTTADWYNLRGEKEDRKGNIKTDFTIGLDNQRIGVTGNIGYDTKGHNVRGGVGLRVIF